The Calypte anna isolate BGI_N300 chromosome 23, bCalAnn1_v1.p, whole genome shotgun sequence genome has a segment encoding these proteins:
- the LUZP1 gene encoding leucine zipper protein 1: MAEFTGYKETSNRHLRFKLQSLSRRLDELEEATKNLQKAEDELLDLQDKVIQAEGSNSSMLADVEALRKRVLKIEGKDEEIRKAEELCRLMKEKLEEEESLTRELKSEIEHLQRRMAELEKLEEAFSRSKNDCTQLCLSLNEEKNLTKKISTELEILRVKVKELEASEDRLDKTEQSLTGELEKLKSLALSFITERKHFNEREKQNEKIIQELTQKLEQNNKLNRTDQSRNASNLLERSSNNLLDRNDLRIEDDLTSALPSKETRRKGSVDYLKHVENETRNKSENQKNKNQEDNKVKDLTQEIEKLKTQIKRFESLEEELKNMRAKNNDLQDSYLSEQNKNKLLMGQLEEIKMQIKKQKDLENGEVENEDTSFSSRGKHDRPKYRGFTPDLTSAKHKPRELSPQQRRERARNRDFCVSNDSHSHSGKQVPSPSLMNRRAGKAGVFALSDTAVTDTKRLEEKSSVSTLSSGHKESCIMQNEGKRLKEQPSVLSRYPPAAQEQKSWKAPSKPVGDTGLRPKAEKPSRVFRGSCPSGADTRDEKPGKGESVASLAEKLKTSQAEVSDCPKNMVLTRGNHGSSNGTASAYRYHLSSHVLASETTGSKTEAANASAASHRESSEARAKRTIISQEKEVTDTSLESAKLSTLTKCSHRSRSQEDILQILTGLDKEDTEQSAAPAPDHGRAGLEADSKAKQTNQEKVNSDEELERSKKPTSQPDFERKKVSSKQFSSSKGVFQAAVAENDKTTVNDEDSTKCIKPSDASTGGIKSKRSFSPREALRSKAVIKPAIIEKDMKAVMGGTVAEAESEKQKSVFKMVTNKMTSSITIFPSEPAAPRTSADSAAKERQVTTSNIRVAPNEPSAITNNIPTPFEISISKNTLKSSETDRVGEAAPRSRAETVVSRSSIMIKTSELSERNSEPPSETISWKTHGSSDAASSETKHVTVRSSWRTRQGLHSLESSQTKVEKSAASNTTNTCRSSVDLSEMEENSDRTNSLEQSSARTSATANSWSAPELGSRRTKSNLSASELVTRRSYASDSTAASPWHRTTLPDESKDYVPSSRRKQYGSSEHLSQGDSPGKRAAAKVELQESESNPRAPLGLQVEEQGASRACWTTSRR, from the exons atgGCAGAATTCACAGGTTACAAGGAAACCTCAAATCGGCACCTACGATTCAAACTGCAGAGCCTCAGCCGCCGCCTTGATGAACTAGAGGAAGCAACCAAAaacctgcagaaagcagaggatgaGCTGCTTGACCTCCAGGACAAAGTTATCCAGGCAGAAGGCAGCAACTCCAGCATGCTGGCTGATGTTGAAGCCCTGCGGAAAAGAGTCCTGAAGATTGAAGGCAAGGATGAAGAAATTAGGAAGGCCGAAGAGCTTTGCAggttaatgaaagaaaaacttgaagaggaagaaagccTCACCCGAGAGCTGAAGTCAGAGATTGAACACCTTCAGAGGAGAATGGCAGAactggagaagctggaggaggCCTTCAGCAGGAGCAAGAATGACTGTACACAGCTGTGTCTTAGCctgaatgaagaaaagaacTTGACCAAAAAGATATCTACAGAATTAGAAATACTTAGAGTGAAAGTGAAAGAACTGGAAGCATCTGAGGACAGGCTGGATAAAACAGAGCAGAGCTTAACAGGTGAgttagaaaaactgaaatcctTAGCACTGAGCTTtatcactgaaagaaaacattttaatgaaagagaaaaacagaatgaaaaaataatccaggaGCTAACACAGAAACtggaacaaaacaataaactaaaTAGGACAGATCAAAGTAGAAATGCATCCAACTTGCTAGAAAGGTCATCAAATAATCTCCTGGACAGAAATGATTTGAGAATTGAAGATGACTTAACTTCTGCATTGCCCTCTAAGGAGACCAGGAGAAAGGGAAGTGTGGATTACCTGAAACATGTAGAAAATGAAACCAGGAATAAGtcagaaaaccaaaagaataaaaatcaggaAGACAACAAAGTGAAAGATCTCACCCAAGAAATTGAGAAGCTTAAAACTCAGATCAAACGTTTTGAATCTTTAGAAGAAGAACTTAAAAACATGAGAGCCAAAAACAATGATCTGCAAGACAGTTATTTGAgtgaacagaataaaaataaactccTAATGGGCCAgctagaagaaataaaaatgcagataaagaaacagaaagatcTGGAGAATGGAGAGGTTGAAAATGAAGATACAAGCTTTTCTAGCAGGGGAAAACATGACAGACCTAAATACAGAGGTTTCACCCCTGATTTGACATCTGCCAAGCACAAGCCAAGGGAGCTCTCACCACAACAGCGCCGGGAAAGGGCAAGGAACAGGGATTTCTGTGTCAGTAACGACAGCCATAGCCACAGTGGTAAGCAGGTGCCAAGCCCAAGCTTAATGaacagaagagcaggaaaagcaggtGTATTTGCCCTTTCAGACACTGCTGTGACAGATACAAAAAGACTGGAAGAGAAATCTTCAGTTTCTACTCTGTCTTCTGGTCATAAGGAAAGCTGCATCATGCAGAATGAGGGGAAGAGACTGAAAGAGCAGCCGTCTGTCCTCAGCAGATaccctcctgctgcccaggagcagaAATCATGGAAAGCACCTTCCAAACCTGTTGGTGACACAGGTCTGAGACCCAAGGCTGAAAAGCCATCCCGTGTGTTCCGTGGCAGCTGCCCAAGTGGTGCTGACACCCGGGATGAGAAGCCAGGCAAAGGGGAATCAGTGGCTTCTTTGGCTGAGAAGCTGAAAACCAGTCAGGCAGAAGTCAGTGACTGCCCAAAGAACATGGTGCTCACCAGGGGTAATCATGGCTCTTCCAATGGGACAGCTTCAGCTTACAGGTACCACCTCTCCTCCCATGTGCTGGCATCAGAAACCACTGGCTCTAAAACAGAAGCAGCGAATGCTTCTGCTGCATCTCACAGGGAGTCCTCAGAGGCGAGGGCTAAAAGAACAATTATCTCCCAGGAAAAAGAAGTCACAGACACATCCCTTGAGAGTGCAAAGCTTTCAACACTAACAAAGTGTTCCCATCGCTCCAGGAGTCAGGAAGACATCCTGCAGATTCTCACAGGTCTTGATAAAGAAGACACAGAGCagtctgcagctccagctccagatCATGGAAGAGCTGGCTTAGAAGCAGACTCCAAAGCCAAACAGACTAACCAGGAAAAAGTTAATTCAGATGAAGAAttggaaagaagcaaaaaaccaaccagTCAGccagattttgaaagaaaaaaagtcagctcCAAGCAATTCTCCAGTTCCAAGGGAGTTTTTCAAGCAGCAGTTGCTGAGAATGACAAAACCACTGTAAATGATGAAGACTCCACCAAGTGTATAAAACCATCAGATGCCAGCACTGGAGGAATTAAATCCAAAAGGTCATTCAGCCCAAGAGAAGCTCTGAGATCAAAAGCTGTCATTAAACCTGCAATTATTGAAAAAGATATGAAGGCAGTCATGGGAGGGACTGTTGCTGAGGCAGagtcagaaaagcagaagtctgTATTTAAAATGGTAACAAATAAAATGACAAGCAGCATCACAATCTTCCCAtctgagccagcagctccaaggaCCAGTGCAGATtcagcagcaaaggaaagacaggttaccACCAGCAATATCAGAGTTGCTCCAAATGAGCCTTCAGCAATAACAAACAATATCCCCACACCCTTTGAGATATCAATTAgtaaaaatactctgaaatcATCTGAGACAGACAGAGTTGGAGAGGCAGCACcgagaagcagagcagaaacagtGGTCTCCAGAAGCAGCATTATGATAAAAACTTCTGAACTCTCAGAGAGGAACAGTGAGCCACCTTCAGAGACAATCAGCTGGAAGACCCACGGCTCTTCAGATGCAGCTtcatctgaaacaaaacatgtCACAGTGAGAAGCTCCTGGAGAACAAGACAAGGTTTGCATTCCCTGGAGAGCTCTCAAACCAAAGTGGAGAAAAGTGCAGCCTCCAATACTACAAACACATGCAGGTCCTCAGTAGACCTCTCTGAAATGGAAGAGAACAGTGATAGAACAAACTCcttggagcagagctcagcaaggACCAGTGCCACAGCTAATTCCTGGAGTGCCCCTGAGCTGGGGTCCCGAAGGACCAAAAGTAACTTAAGTGCATCTGAACTGGTCACACGCAGGAGCTATGCCAGTGATtccacagcagcttctccctggCACAGGACCACGCTGCCT GATGAAAGCAAAGATTATGTGCCCAGCTCCCGAAGAAAACAATACGGCTCCTCTGAGCACCTCTCACAGGGTGACAGCCCAGGGAAAAGGGCAGCTGCCAAGGTGGAGCTGCAGGAGTCTGAGTCCAACCCACGGGCACCACTGGGTCTCCAGGTGGAGGAGCAG GGTGCTTCCCGTGCCTGCTGGACAACATCTCGGAGATGA